A window of the Caretta caretta isolate rCarCar2 chromosome 21, rCarCar1.hap1, whole genome shotgun sequence genome harbors these coding sequences:
- the PRELP gene encoding prolargin isoform X2 — MKAAFRLLLLLILVLISEVNGQRRKPGRKPGLKPARPTPEPVEPTELPPPLPPGPPSVFPDCPRECFCPPDFPSALYCDSRNLRKVPLIPPRIHYLYLQNNFIDSLPEESFKNATGLRWVNLDNNRIKKLDRRVMEQMESLVFLYMEKNQLKEVPSFLPTNLEQLRLSRNQISKIPSGVFNKLEHLVLLDLHHNKLSDGVFNKNTFRGLKNLMQLNLAHNILRKLPPGLPSAVHQLFLDRNNIEDIPDDYFKEFPNLAFLRLNYNQISDKGLPKNSFNLSNLLVLQLAHNKLTNMPFINPKLEHLYLNDNSIERINGTQICPTALVTFQDLSSDLENVPRLRYLRLDGNQLKPPIPLDLMMCFRLLQSVVF, encoded by the exons ATGAAGGCAGCATTCAGATTGCTTCTCCTCCTCATCCTTGTGTTGATCTCTGAAGTGAACGGGCAGAGGCGGAAGCCCGGGCGGAAGCCTGGGCTGAAGCCCGCTCGACCGACTCCCGAGCCAGTCGAGCCAACAGAGCTGCCTCCGCCCCTGCCACCGGGCCCCCCCTCCGTCTTCCCGGATTGCCCCAGAGAATGCTTTTGTCCTCCAGACTTCCCCTCAGCCCTCTACTGTGACAGCCGCAACCTGAGGAAGGTGCCCCTCATCCCTCCCAGGATCCACTACCTCTATCTCCAGAACAACTTCATTGACAGCCTCCCGGAGGAGTCCTTCAAGAATGCCACGGGGCTGAGGTGGGTCAACCTGGACAACAACCGCATCAAGAAGTTGGACCGGCGGGTGATGGAGCAGATGGAGAGCCTCGTCTTTCTGTACATGGAGAAGAACCAGCTCAAAGAGGTGCCGTCCTTCCTGCCAACTAACCTGGAGCAGCTGCGTCTGAGCAGGAATCAGATCTCCAAGATCCCCTCTGGGGTTTTCAACAAGCTGGAGCACCTGGTCCTCCTGGACCTGCACCACAACAAGCTGAGTGACGGAGTCTTCAACAAAAACACATTCCGGGGGCTCAAGAACCTCATGCAGCTCAACCTAGCCCACAACATCCTGCGGAAGTTGCCTCCCGGGCTGCCCAGTGCTGTCCACCAGCTCTTCCTAGACAGGAACAACATTGAGGACATCCCCGATGATTACTTCAAAGAATTTCCCAATCTGGCCTTCCTCAGGCTCAACTACAATCAGATTTCTGACAAAGGGCTGCCCAAGAACTCCTTCAACCTCAGCAACCTGCTGGTGCTGCAACTGGCGCACAATAAGCTCACCAACATGCCCTTCATCAACCCCAAACTGGAGCACCTCTACCTAAACGACAATTCCATTGAAA gaATCAACGGGACCCAGATTTGCCCCACCGCCCTGGTCACCTTCCAAGACCTCTCCTCAGATCTAGAAAACGTGCCCCGGCTTCGTTACCTGCGCCTGGACGGCAACCAGCTGAAACCGCCCATCCCCTTGGACCTCATGATGTGCTTCCGGCTCCTACAGTCAGTCGTGTTTTAA
- the PRELP gene encoding prolargin isoform X1 — MCLAPTECNSCAVNRWTMKAAFRLLLLLILVLISEVNGQRRKPGRKPGLKPARPTPEPVEPTELPPPLPPGPPSVFPDCPRECFCPPDFPSALYCDSRNLRKVPLIPPRIHYLYLQNNFIDSLPEESFKNATGLRWVNLDNNRIKKLDRRVMEQMESLVFLYMEKNQLKEVPSFLPTNLEQLRLSRNQISKIPSGVFNKLEHLVLLDLHHNKLSDGVFNKNTFRGLKNLMQLNLAHNILRKLPPGLPSAVHQLFLDRNNIEDIPDDYFKEFPNLAFLRLNYNQISDKGLPKNSFNLSNLLVLQLAHNKLTNMPFINPKLEHLYLNDNSIERINGTQICPTALVTFQDLSSDLENVPRLRYLRLDGNQLKPPIPLDLMMCFRLLQSVVF; from the exons GTGAATCGCTGGACCATGAAGGCAGCATTCAGATTGCTTCTCCTCCTCATCCTTGTGTTGATCTCTGAAGTGAACGGGCAGAGGCGGAAGCCCGGGCGGAAGCCTGGGCTGAAGCCCGCTCGACCGACTCCCGAGCCAGTCGAGCCAACAGAGCTGCCTCCGCCCCTGCCACCGGGCCCCCCCTCCGTCTTCCCGGATTGCCCCAGAGAATGCTTTTGTCCTCCAGACTTCCCCTCAGCCCTCTACTGTGACAGCCGCAACCTGAGGAAGGTGCCCCTCATCCCTCCCAGGATCCACTACCTCTATCTCCAGAACAACTTCATTGACAGCCTCCCGGAGGAGTCCTTCAAGAATGCCACGGGGCTGAGGTGGGTCAACCTGGACAACAACCGCATCAAGAAGTTGGACCGGCGGGTGATGGAGCAGATGGAGAGCCTCGTCTTTCTGTACATGGAGAAGAACCAGCTCAAAGAGGTGCCGTCCTTCCTGCCAACTAACCTGGAGCAGCTGCGTCTGAGCAGGAATCAGATCTCCAAGATCCCCTCTGGGGTTTTCAACAAGCTGGAGCACCTGGTCCTCCTGGACCTGCACCACAACAAGCTGAGTGACGGAGTCTTCAACAAAAACACATTCCGGGGGCTCAAGAACCTCATGCAGCTCAACCTAGCCCACAACATCCTGCGGAAGTTGCCTCCCGGGCTGCCCAGTGCTGTCCACCAGCTCTTCCTAGACAGGAACAACATTGAGGACATCCCCGATGATTACTTCAAAGAATTTCCCAATCTGGCCTTCCTCAGGCTCAACTACAATCAGATTTCTGACAAAGGGCTGCCCAAGAACTCCTTCAACCTCAGCAACCTGCTGGTGCTGCAACTGGCGCACAATAAGCTCACCAACATGCCCTTCATCAACCCCAAACTGGAGCACCTCTACCTAAACGACAATTCCATTGAAA gaATCAACGGGACCCAGATTTGCCCCACCGCCCTGGTCACCTTCCAAGACCTCTCCTCAGATCTAGAAAACGTGCCCCGGCTTCGTTACCTGCGCCTGGACGGCAACCAGCTGAAACCGCCCATCCCCTTGGACCTCATGATGTGCTTCCGGCTCCTACAGTCAGTCGTGTTTTAA